The sequence AGCTCGTCGCCTGGCTGCCGACGCTGCTCGGCGCCGGCCCCGGCGACAAGGTCGTCTTCCCCGCGCTGGCCTACCCGACCTACGACGTGGGCGCCCGGCTCGCCGGGGCCGACCCCGTCGCGACGGACGGCCTGCTGTCCCTCGGCCCGGTCGCCCCGAAGATCGTGTGGGTGAACTCGCCGTCCAACCCGACCGGCAAGGTGCTGCCCGCCGAGCACCTGCGCAAGGTCGTGGCGTGGGCGCGCGGGCGCGGCGCGGTCGTCGTCAGCGACGAGTGCTACCTGGAGTTCGGCTGGGACGAGCGGAACCCGCCGATCTCGATCCTGCACCCGGACGTCTGCGACGGCTCCCACGAGGGGCTGCTCGCGCTGAACTCGCTGTCCAAGCGGTCCAGCATGGCGGGCTACCGCGCCGGGTTCGTCACCGGAGACCTCGCGCTGGTGAAGCGGCTGCTGGAGGTCCGCAAGCACGCCGGGATGATCGTCCCGGCTCCGGTGCAGGCCGCGATGACCGTGGCCTACGGCGACGACGCCCACGTCGACGAGCAGCGGGCCCGGTACGCGCGGCGCCGCGCCGCCCTGCGCGAGGCGTTCGAGAGGCACGGCTTCCGCATCGAGCACTCCGAGG is a genomic window of Actinomadura citrea containing:
- the dapC gene encoding succinyldiaminopimelate transaminase: MFTLPDFPWDRLAPYKERALAHPDGIVDLSVGTPVDPTPEPIRRALADASDAPGYPQTYGTPELREAVAGWLRRRAGVTGADPDAVLPVIGTKELVAWLPTLLGAGPGDKVVFPALAYPTYDVGARLAGADPVATDGLLSLGPVAPKIVWVNSPSNPTGKVLPAEHLRKVVAWARGRGAVVVSDECYLEFGWDERNPPISILHPDVCDGSHEGLLALNSLSKRSSMAGYRAGFVTGDLALVKRLLEVRKHAGMIVPAPVQAAMTVAYGDDAHVDEQRARYARRRAALREAFERHGFRIEHSEASLYLWATRDEPCWDTVAHLASLGVLVGPGEFYGPGGARHVRIAFTATDARVAAATTRL